A region of Pseudosulfitobacter sp. DSM 107133 DNA encodes the following proteins:
- a CDS encoding pirin family protein — protein MSWNPTHTPECPTFGCDALETLIIPRARDLGGFDVRRALPSPNRQMVGPFIFFDQMGPAEFITEGGIDVRPHPHIGLGTVTYLYNGEFEHRDSIGTHQMIYPGEVNWMVAGKGVTHSERTSAETRATRHKLFGIQTWIALPEDREEMEPDFEHHKEAALPVLRDNGAQARLILGSAYGETSPVTMQSETFYLDVQLEPGAAFPLPDNHEDRGIYITQGSIEVAGDQFDEGRMMVFRPGDKISVTAGPAGARLMALGGATMNEERYIWWNFVSSSKDRIEQAKEDWKAGDWTKGPFRLPPGDDAEFIPISAELDQTSPNRM, from the coding sequence ATGAGCTGGAACCCGACCCATACCCCCGAATGCCCCACCTTCGGGTGTGACGCGCTGGAAACACTGATCATTCCGCGCGCCCGCGATCTTGGCGGCTTTGACGTGCGGCGCGCGTTGCCTTCGCCGAACCGCCAGATGGTCGGCCCGTTCATCTTTTTCGATCAGATGGGGCCGGCCGAGTTTATCACCGAAGGCGGTATCGACGTGCGTCCGCACCCACATATTGGTCTTGGCACCGTGACCTACCTCTACAATGGCGAGTTCGAGCACCGCGACAGCATCGGCACGCACCAGATGATCTATCCCGGAGAAGTAAACTGGATGGTCGCTGGCAAGGGGGTCACCCACTCGGAACGCACCAGTGCCGAAACCCGCGCGACGCGCCACAAGCTGTTTGGCATCCAGACGTGGATTGCCCTGCCGGAAGATCGCGAAGAAATGGAACCCGATTTCGAACACCACAAGGAAGCCGCACTGCCGGTGTTGCGCGACAACGGGGCGCAAGCACGGCTGATCCTCGGGTCGGCTTACGGCGAAACCAGTCCCGTCACCATGCAATCCGAAACCTTCTATCTGGATGTGCAGCTGGAACCCGGTGCAGCCTTTCCCCTGCCAGACAATCATGAGGACCGAGGGATCTATATTACCCAAGGCAGCATCGAAGTGGCTGGGGATCAATTCGACGAGGGGCGGATGATGGTGTTCCGTCCCGGCGACAAGATATCGGTCACGGCGGGCCCCGCGGGGGCGCGCCTGATGGCGTTGGGTGGAGCCACGATGAACGAAGAGCGGTATATCTGGTGGAACTTCGTATCGTCGTCCAAGGACCGTATTGAACAGGCCAAGGAAGACTGGAAAGCGGGCGATTGGACAAAGGGTCCGTTCCGGCTGCCGCCCGGTGACGATGCTGAATTCATCCCCATTTCTGCAGAGTTGGACCAGACCAGCCCGAACAGGATGTGA